From Micromonas commoda chromosome 15, complete sequence, one genomic window encodes:
- a CDS encoding predicted protein, whose protein sequence is MAEVTKCGVNDRRTGFFALYRLMLPHIDKERSAYHLKEAALARVIGLALGLDRNRSPHFKKLEAWRKGGAGIFVDAVQECCAHHMVDGYVKRVDRATIGDVNDALDKLATLKTNNEKLPVVAGLMDKMDARQMRWLSAIIIKDMKLGYGEAAIIRHFHRDAEDLYNVCCDLRRVCETLHTKAVAFKRQDLQPGSLVRSMNAAKKRDCDEAWRHVQRREFVIEHKFDGERIQVHRVDARTFHYFTRNNFDFGPRGYSVMNRLFRRRLATDRCVLDGELVLWHKEHKAYVPFG, encoded by the coding sequence ATGGCTGAGGTGACCAAGTGCGGCGTCAACGACAGGCGGACGGGGTTCTTCGCGCTGTATCGCCTGATGCTGCCGCACATCGACAAGGAAAGGAGCGCCTACCACCTCAAGGAggcggctctcgcgcgcgtaATCGGTCTGGCGCTCGGCCTGGATCGTAACCGCTCGCCCCATTTCAAAAAGCTCGAGGCGTGGCGCAAGGGTGGCGCCGGCAtcttcgtcgacgccgtgcaggAGTGCTGCGCGCATCACATGGTGGACGGCTACGTCAAGCGGGTGGATCGCGCGACCATCGGGGACGTCAACGATGCCCTCGACAAGCTCGCCACGCTCAAGACCAACAACGAGAAGTTGCcagtcgtcgccggcctGATGGACAAGATGGACGCGCGGCAGATGCGTTGGCTCTCCGCGATCATCATCAAGGACATGAAGCTCGGGTACGGCGAGGCCGCCATCATCCGGCACTTCCAcagggacgccgaggacctcTACAACGTGTGCTGCGACCTGCGCAGGGTGTGCGAGACTTTGCACACCAAGGCTGTCGCGTTCAAGCGCCAGGACCTCCAGCCCGGTTCGCTCGTCCGCTCGAtgaacgccgcgaagaagcgGGACTGCGACGAGGCGTGGAGGCACGTGCAGCGGAGAGAGTTCGTCATCGAGCACAagttcgacggcgagcgcatACAGGTGCACAGGGTGGACGCACGCACCTTCCACTACTTCACCAGGAACAACTTCGACTTTGGACCTCGCGGGTATTCCGTGATGAACCGGCTTTTTCGCaggaggctggcgacggaCCGGTGCGTGCtggacggcgagctcgtgctGTGGCACAAGGAACACAAGGCTTACGTGCCGTTCGGG